TAGAAGATGGGAAGAGATATTTAAAGTAAAAGGGAATGACCGGAAGAACCAGTTGGGCGGCACGATCGAAGTAGTATAACCGGTAATAGACGGTTACTTAAAAAAACATAGGAGAGTAAAAACCGGAGAGTGGAGAACGTGGCGATTGAATAATTTCTAGACGGTTCTTATTCCGTTCTTGCGAAATTCGAAcgaaataagaaaaggaaaaatgtaggTACACAAAATAGACTCACCACGTGTCAACACGAGAAGGCCTCTCGATCAAAGATCTcagtcagtgacttgtcaaattaAGTCAGAGAAGGTCATAATTAATGAACCGGCGAAGATACGTGCACGAGATAATAGTGCAAACCACGAGAAAGCTGTGGGAGTATTCGGCAAGGTATCACACGAAACAAGTATACAGGCGAAGGAAGATTGCTTGGCCCAAAAGTCATTCGGCGAAGATAATACTTATTGAGCAAGAAATAGGACAGCTGTCCCGACAGGATCACATGGTTATCAGCGAAAGAAGAGGAAAAACTTTATGAAAAATGGGTCGGGCGAAGGATAAAGCAAGACCACGAAGCTCCCACGAAGAAAAATGAGATGTCCAGCATTAAGGGTgatatgcctataaatagaggtccttgggcaacAAATGAAGGATGAAATTTTTGGTATGTTAGGAACCTTAACTTAGAGaataagattagggttttcctttgtgTAATCTTGAAATCGAGAGTTCTCGTTCTATAAATCAATAAAACTTCTTTAATCAAATTGGTATCTCATGTATTAGATCTCGTTTACTTATTAATTGGGTGTACTAATGATTTTGGGTAGTTACAACAGTGGCATTAATCTCCATATGATCTGGCTAATATAATTAAGGGGAAGGGGACCGTCATGTAGCTTAACAGAGTTCAAGATTTAAAACACTACATCGCAATTATGTTAGCTAGCTACAATCCAGCATATATTTTTGCTAACCAGACTATACGGTTAACTTTACACAGACACTGCTAACGTACTTTGTTTTCCGAATGATCACACAATACATAACCTGATTTCAAAGCTTAAGAGATAAATCAAGTTTTAATACTCCCTCATCCGGCAGCTCCGTATTTGAACTTACAACCGAGCATTCACTAACACCTGTTGGCCGAGTAGCTGCTAGACTAGAATCAGATCTATAGTTCTGTGAGTGGTCATTCGCATAGAGAAGAGAAGAGCATCGAGAAGCCCATGATGATAAAGAATAAGGCGCATCTGGTTTTCGGACCATGGATCGAGCTTGAATACCCAATGATGAATTCTTGATAAAACCACCACCATGAGTAAGAAGAGGTGACGACGAGGAAGATGATATTGAGCTCATAGTTGATGATGAGAAGCGCTGTAGGTTCTTTCCACGACTAAAATCTGAGAGCGCAGCTAGTGTAGCTGTACGTTCTCGTTTATGAGCATTTTGATGTCCTCCTAGTGCTTGTGCGCTATGATATTTCCTGTGACAATAGTTACAGCAGAAGTCCATAGTCGTCTTTAGTCTTTTAGGCTGCTGATAACCAGTTATCTCTATTGTTGTTTCTTGATTTCCTAAATCCACAATATTGGAGTTGAGTATATGATATTGAGGAAGATGACTTGGATCATTGAAGTAATCTTTGAGAGACATAATTTTTCTGTCTTGATGATCAGTAAATACTAAGTAAAAGAAGGTGCTAGCCAACAGTATCACTCACTTTTATATGGGAATTTTAATCGAATATGTTAGGGTTTTGGGACTTCCACATATCTATATTTATATATAGGATAATCTTAGCTGGGAGACAATCTTGATGATCAATAGCTACATGTAAGCACTCCTATTATAAGTAATGTTTATGTTACCTAAAAATCAATATCTAATTAATTCTTACAATAAGTACGTACGTTGTACTATTCATCAGGGAGATTTATTGCTAATTGAATCAATGGCCATTAAATGTGATCATACCCAATTAGTTGCAGTACCTTCTTGGATATTGGATTCAGAATGATTTCCAACATTACTTTTTTTGGTGTCTTCTGTTGTTTCCATTTTAGTTTTGGTCAAAGTAATAGTATTAGAATATGTGCatccaattcaaaaccaattggctatgagtggagctgtccttccatattatattttaagttcattatgcgaaaactagggatgtgggactatttgtcctttcacaccctccctcacgtgtaaggccagtcactcggcctaacacgtggacctacgcacGTGTGGGTCTTGGGTGTGCAGGTGACATCGGTCACGGTCCACCCCACGTACAGGTCATACGAGTGACCAGTCATTTGGTCACGGGTGTACATGTTCCCACTCGGATACTAATTCGGCCTACACCCCGCGTATGGGACCTagttctgataccatgttagagtaTGGGCAtctaactcaaaaccaattggaaatgagtagAGTGACCCATAggattataaactgcaggatcttagataacccaacaatgtgggactaatagtctcaacacgccccctcacgtgtaacctcgttgggtctaacacgtggaacaATAAATAGGGTGACGcagagtaaaggtgcggtcaaatgactcgacacaaa
This genomic window from Papaver somniferum cultivar HN1 unplaced genomic scaffold, ASM357369v1 unplaced-scaffold_15, whole genome shotgun sequence contains:
- the LOC113335695 gene encoding zinc finger protein 1-like translates to MSLKDYFNDPSHLPQYHILNSNIVDLGNQETTIEITGYQQPKRLKTTMDFCCNYCHRKYHSAQALGGHQNAHKRERTATLAALSDFSRGKNLQRFSSSTMSSISSSSSSPLLTHGGGFIKNSSLGIQARSMVRKPDAPYSLSSWASRCSSLLYANDHSQNYRSDSSLAATRPTGVSECSVVSSNTELPDEGVLKLDLSLKL